A single Chaetodon trifascialis isolate fChaTrf1 chromosome 18, fChaTrf1.hap1, whole genome shotgun sequence DNA region contains:
- the hccsb gene encoding holocytochrome c-type synthase codes for MGASLSTPAAPSVRAEAMMAAPPQGCPMHQEAQPVKVSPPSECPMHQAQPVKVSPPPECPMHQAEGGPAHQDRAYDFVECPMRAAAGANSDIDPANMMPPPNQVPAPDQPFSLSVAREESTIPRHSTEKNWVYPSEQMFWNAMLRKGWRWRDDDLSSHDMTNIIKIHNKNNEQAWQEILKWEAMHATECPCGPTLKRFGGKAKEYSPRARVRHWMGYELPFDRHDWIVDRCGKEVRYVIDYYDGEIDKETYQFSILDVRPAFDSFDAVWDRMKVAWWRWTS; via the exons ATGGGAGCCTCTTTGTCCACACCTGCTGCTCCGTCAGTCAGGGCAGAGGCCATGATGGCTGCCCCTCCTCAGGGCTGCCCCATGCATCAAGAGGCACAGCCTGTCAAAG TGTCTCCACCTTCGGAGTGTCCCATGCATCAAGCTCAGCCTGTAAAAG TGTCTCCTCCGCCAGAATGTCCAATGCATCAAGCAGAAGGAGGTCCAGCTCACCAGGACAGGGCCTATGATTTTGTGGAGTGTCCAatgagagctgcagctggagcgaATAGTGACATTGACCCAGCAAATATG atgcCTCCTCCAAACCAAGTTCCTGCTCCAGACCAGCCCTTCTCCCTGTCCGTCGCCAGAGAGGAGTCCACCATTCCCcgtcacagcacagagaagaaCTGGGTTTACCCATCTGAGCAGATGTTCTGGAACGCCATGCTGCGGAAAGG gtgGCGCTGGCGTGATGACGACCTCTCTTCTCACGATATGACCAACATCATCAAAATCCACAACAAGAACAACGAGCAGGCCTGGCAGGAGATCCTGAAATGGGAGGCCATGCATGCAAC TGAATGTCCATGCGGGCCGACCTTGAAGCGGTTTGGTGGTAAAGCCAAAGAGTACTCACCCAGGGCTCGCGTCCGCCACTGGATGGG ATATGAGCTGCCTTTTGACCGCCATGACTGGATCGTTGACCGATGTGGGAAGGAGGTGCGCTACGTCATTGACTACTACGATGGTGAAATCGACAAAGAAACCTACCAGTTCTCCATCCTGGATGTGCGCCCTGCATTTGACTCTTTCGATGCCGTCTGGGACCGCATGAAGGTTGCCTGGTGGCGCTGGACCTCCTAA